The proteins below come from a single Campylobacter sp. CCUG 57310 genomic window:
- a CDS encoding type VI secretion system baseplate subunit TssG: MNDDTRGISFYKLLKNIIKDHDKKNVILRNSSDLGHPFKEIEYSKFNQSEKELFVEIMVNFMGICGSSSQLPSYMLDKFAKSESEDWKLFFDFFNNYLLWIFFESISTKSYPMSFQSDFSDRISKILFNMLGIKDKKIAKTYLPFAPLILSLRRPKIYIQKVLQYNFNLKDKLFILENIPHQIVIAPKQRNCLGNFNNTLNSNFILGKKALSYQNKIAIYIKDISYNEALKYFPNAQKYNEIKNSIIFLTNNEFAVDLYLKINYSRQMNLKLKDKTHSKLGYASTLHQKDKKSHLMVFKLYS; this comes from the coding sequence ATGAATGATGACACAAGAGGTATATCTTTTTATAAACTATTAAAAAATATTATAAAAGATCACGATAAAAAAAATGTTATTCTAAGAAATAGCTCGGATTTAGGGCATCCTTTTAAAGAAATCGAGTATTCAAAATTTAATCAATCCGAAAAAGAACTTTTTGTAGAAATAATGGTAAATTTTATGGGAATTTGCGGGAGCTCCTCGCAACTACCAAGCTACATGCTTGACAAATTTGCAAAAAGCGAAAGCGAGGATTGGAAATTATTTTTTGATTTTTTTAACAACTATCTTCTATGGATATTTTTTGAAAGCATCTCTACAAAAAGCTATCCTATGTCATTTCAAAGTGATTTTAGCGATAGAATTTCAAAAATTTTATTTAATATGCTTGGAATTAAAGATAAAAAGATTGCTAAAACATATCTACCTTTTGCACCGCTTATTTTAAGCCTAAGACGCCCAAAAATTTATATACAAAAAGTGCTTCAATATAATTTTAATTTAAAAGATAAGCTTTTTATATTAGAAAACATACCGCATCAAATCGTTATAGCCCCAAAACAAAGGAATTGCCTTGGAAATTTTAACAATACGTTAAATTCAAATTTCATATTAGGGAAAAAAGCATTGAGCTATCAAAACAAAATAGCAATTTATATCAAAGATATAAGTTACAATGAGGCTTTAAAATATTTTCCAAATGCTCAAAAATATAATGAAATAAAAAATAGTATTATTTTTTTGACAAATAACGAATTTGCAGTTGATTTATACTTAAAAATCAATTATTCAAGACAAATGAATTTAAAGCTAAAAGATAAAACTCACAGCAAGTTAGGGTACGCTTCCACTCTGCATCAAAAAGATAAAAAATCTCATTTAATGGTATTTAAATTATATTCATAA